A region from the Metarhizium brunneum chromosome 7, complete sequence genome encodes:
- the NPS6 gene encoding Nonribosomal peptide synthetase 6, whose protein sequence is MAADIVLRPCHVMVNWQSTVSDYLSSISDSMLRTEELGEFCDNVKKAGDGCGGPCKLQELEFGTTFVVLDGSMNSTIGEEHQTLWNRDEFVVECVRSGGQRITLRCHANRCQDDVISLDRVALQFEHIARQLCASGQKDEMPLFSQQKLSDLGLVCFQDKSQIWKWNASVSRTIDCLVQDMFLEIVKVHPHRIAVDAWDGALSYSQLDEKSSALGLLLSTRNIAVAGQVVPLYFEKTVWTTITILAVAKAGSIFVLLDPQQPTERIKSIIDQLGVSCILARPETLARAQSLAARVVVVDDALLRGHVCSKALSPPSVIANVNPAQTLYIVFTSGSTGQPKGVQISHRNLCSAVTYQARELGFTDARTLDSSSYSFDAYVFNTFYTLLSAGCLCVCTDVDRMNRLQSVLQDQRITLVQLTPSLAQVLDPASLPHLQTLILTGEKLGQTVLGAWICSARTRLINAYGPTECTIMCAANLNVDGIENLDSIGQGIGATLWIADVNNINRLAPIGAIGELVIEGPLIGLGYLGDENNSYGSLIDPPDTGYLAGVTRAPQAKLFRTGDLARYNGNGTISYIGRSDTQIKINGQRVEVSEIEHWLGQYWPHDSSPVVEAIHWPSGVKQLVAFVVQNGEQFAARQRLRDLITQGNSALASHLPRYMIPSAYFPLQHIPMTASGKKNRRALRNLALGAPDELLEAVTGKQVEDSMGAVREMSDHELRLRQVWAAALHADESSVQLHDNFFAKGDSLAAVKLISLAHKQGMMDLTVADVFRHPKLVDLAAQAGTKAEQPQAQLLDLNPFSMLAGTSNEVEILRAEISKMTGCGASQIQDAYLCSPIQEEMMALAAMRPRDFITHEVLRLPDNIVLSRLLDALQQVAVQLPILRTRILDVGFGGEHGPSTLVQDVIDEPVPLSWYMTLEACLVSEKNKAMELGDALFRLGVVKPDLPGSTAKKEHCVVLVMHHAIYDGWFLNLLMQGMKKSYEGDYDAPLLPYRNFIQYLISNEHKKSADFWLSQLNNTRIKPFPVYPSLEYKPSPGALCDHCIPLIPWNKASNVTPSTFIQAAWSILLASYSGSSSVVFGTTVLGRQIPLTGVERIGGPTIAAVPICIQVKNSMKVVEFLQTIQMQMVEMIDFSHFGIRNMKRLSHKARMATDFRTFLVVQPPVEDTDRSFLSLSSGSEDITAFNTYALMLECSLGKDCGVRMRASFDQNILSGEQVRSMMKQLEGVLGILIIDCHSYVSDAMAIAMSGSHSAVLEQPNTSAQMEEIENSIRGSLPPEISDVAVTKIDLPLSPNPVVAFFEAHTGGKGVLERISAVYCDQARHLPRYNIPNHYLTLEQLPRSSNGQLDRISLKKWAEKFDLHQFRTFSWVPPVPCQLEGQVEGEMTDAEAVFRRLWADSLNIPMTSVHRNSSFIFLGGDSLAAMKLVAAARKSGYSTSVAQILEKPALADMAASANLNVDISAENQTPKPFSLLKPSPDPAGLALMCNVDRTDIEDAYPCSPLQESMMTRTIQRGGDYVSQGLVQLSKSVDIGRLQRAWHQVATLNPILRTRIIDWPGSGLLQVEVNKAIDWLSCDTIDDVPENSMGLGRPLIRLCIIKSMGERRCLGPGLLLTAHHAIYDRWSMSLILRAVESIYLTGTFQGKLSPYNEFIRYLVEDFDHDFAKSFWTEYLSGLSARQFPVLPSQGYQPTTDAYHNHSISSVPWPVNNTPTTVLKASWALVVSLYTNCDDVLFGMTVMGRQGPVPNSETIAGPTIATIPIRVRINWPDSPRALLQDIQSHAAMMIPAEQYGLGRIRRLNGDTKVATQFQSLVIVHPSGYAVLDDQMIGLQLGEDIEQGDSTAITIEFAVDNEPRSNQAGVALKMTYDSKILELAQVQRIACLTEHVLRQLCEHSGTDKMTLAKIDMLTRQDRETLWQSNLSVPPTCNNHLGNMLVDCISNQGLTAAVCAWDGELSNKDLSKKARRLAYTLVVCHGVSPGIVVAICSVKSVWTPVAMLAVLISGGTAMMIDPSQEAGRLKIITKQAGACLILTTTGTGTVAEQIASHIVVIDNDLSYPSSAWKLRNDDDSWIPPSSPTDSAYIIFTSGSTGVPKAAAISHKNCCSAIIHQNKALGFKGAARVLDLSSYAFDVCWEHFFQTIYAGGCICIPTDHDCVDDIATAITRLGANFLQMTPSLARTLEPSSISGIEIVMLSGEACSMHDVTRWGPAVEVRIAYGPCECTPTTMIATYGKDFLDKVNLGLPYGVNAWILSSVQPDTLAPVGGEGELVVEGPLVGQGYINSPRENSESFLSDPEWLLRGSDTTPNSGRRGLLYRTGDLVRTDSRGRLHFLGRKDSQIKIRGQRVELEEVETHVRDLLDPDLQVAVDVIEDYRGTPEIKSQSLMLFIAGNIHKSLTIGREEAAPLIRGLIKRLSTILPRYMIPSGFILLEQIPFTRSGKIDRRVLRQIGCQKQAESLRSKVPGAEPSTDIERKMAHSWAQALGISPQAISRQDSFFELGGDSLTAIHLVGIARNFQLTLSVVMIFQNPNLEDMAKRAEMDKVSNEASSNGDLVDMKHEPRFDGGPWLPKPSEVSKMLHADAQHIGDILPVTDFQAYAIRCNLAMPRTEWNYFALKFQDLEDPEPVNEDQIRRICHALVERIDIFRTIFLRHQGGYFQMLLDRVEPHVSVSRVTGSLDAACKTICQQDLTERLNPALPFIKFFIVRRQDAAEACLVIGLSHACYDGISLPYLAECIGALHDRRPLPQMSSFFSYLKDTMSQAKTTCGLTFWRSVLKGSPPPTSLSPNGADVLATNTDRCRLEHQVVARCFPKKVTAATFFIGALAVSMASVSGQDEIILGRGVSGRALAVERNHYRVIGPCLNIIPARINCQNPEKIIDMLMAIQEQFIAAVPHETLGLSDIVRHCTDWAPETQYGCVFYYQSAAEPVTRIAGHDEYLTPLQLVRADPPEPLRVDVTPRGGDDYLLEISTPSLGNRVNESRALLDCMVHWVSEWERTRPVDRMERRDR, encoded by the coding sequence ATGGCAGCGGATATAGTTCTTCGcccttgccatgtcatgGTGAACTGGCAGTCGACTGTTTCCGATTATCTCAGCTCAATATCGGACTCCATGCTACGCACTGAAGAGCTGGGTGAATTTTGCGACAATGTCAAAAAAGCCGGCGATGGCTGTGGTGGTCCATGCAAATTACAAGAACTTGAGTTCGGGACGACTTTTGTAGTACTAGACGGATCCATGAACTCAACCATTGGCGAAGAACACCAAACCTTATGGAACCGCGACGAATTTGTTGTGGAGTGTGTTCGATCAGGGGGGCAAAGGATCACACTTCGCTGCCATGCGAATCGGTGCCAAGATGATGTTATTTCACTAGACCGTGTCGCCTTGCAATTTGAGCACATAGCACGTCAACTCTGTGCTTCCGGGCAGAAGGATGAGATGCCTTTATTCTCACAACAAAAACTGTCCGACTTGGGCCTGGTGTGCTTCCAGGACAAGTCTCAGATCTGGAAATGGAACGCGTCAGTATCCCGGACCATAGACTGTCTTGTGCAAGACATGTTTCTTGAAATTGTCAAAGTGCATCCGCATCGTATCGCAGTTGACGCATGGGACGGAGCTCTTAGTTACTCGCAACTAGATGAAAAATCTTCAGCCCTGGGGCTCCTACTTTCGACAAGGAATATTGCCGTTGCCGGGCAGGTCGTTCCTTTGTACTTTGAGAAGACCGTATGGACGACAATCACAATCTTGGCagtggccaaggctggctcCATCTTTGTCTTGCTCGATCCACAGCAGCCCACAGAGAGGATCAAGAGCATCATAGACCAATTGGGAGTCTCATGCATTCTGGCCCGGCCGGAGACTCTTGCAAGGGCTCAGTCGCTGGCGGCAAGGGTTGTTGTGGTAGACGACGCTCTACTACGCGGCCATGTCTGCTCGAAAGCGTTGTCCCCTCCAAGCGTCATCGCGAATGTGAACCCAGCACAAACATTATATATTGTCTTCACGTCCGGGAGTACCGGACAACCTAAGGGCGTACAAATCTCCCATAGGAACCTTTGCTCTGCGGTAACGTACCAAGCTAGAGAACTCGGTTTTACCGATGCACGTACTCTGGACTCATCGTCGTATAGCTTCGACGCATATGTTTTCAACACTTTTTACACCTTGCTTTCCGCTGGCTGTCTCTGCGTGTGCACCGATGTAGACCGAATGAACCGCCTCCAATCTGTTTTGCAAGATCAGCGAATCACTTTGGTGCAACTTACACCATCCTTGGCCCAAGTGCTGGACCCTGCCAGCCTTCCCCATCTCCAAACGCTCATTCTGACAGGCGAGAAGCTGGGTCAAACCGTCCTCGGGGCCTGGATTTGTTCTGCAAGAACACGTCTGATAAACGCGTATGGGCCGACAGAATGCACCATCATGTGTGCCGCCAATCTGAATGTGGATGGCATCGAAAATTTGGATAGCATTGGACAAGGAATCGGTGCGACTCTCTGGATCGCAGatgtcaacaacatcaacagATTGGCACCCATTGGTGCAATTGGTGAGCTTGTAATCGAAGGACCACTCATTGGCCTAGGATACCTCGGTGACGAAAACAATAGCTATGGATCTCTCATCGATCCTCCAGACACTGGCTATCTGGCTGGAGTAACCCGGGCACCCCAGGCTAAGCTATTCCGCACCGGAGATCTGGCACGGTATAACGGGAATGGAACAATATCTTACATCGGAAGATCTGACACTCAAATCAAGATCAATGGACAGAGAGTCGAAGTTAGTGAGATCGAGCACTGGCTCGGACAATACTGGCCTCACGATTCGTCTCCTGTGGTTGAAGCCATCCACTGGCCATCTGGCGTCAAGCAGCTCGTTGCCTTCGTGGTACAAAACGGGGAACAGTTTGCTGCGAGACAGCGACTCCGAGACCTAATAACCCAGGGAAACTCTGCTCTTGCTTCTCATCTTCCCAGGTACATGATTCCTTCGGCGTACTTTCCTCTTCAGCATATTCCAATGACCGCTTCTGGGAAAAAGAATCGCAGGGCCTTGAGAAACCTTGCCCTCGGAGCTCCTGATGAGCTCCTGGAAGCTGTTACTGGAAAGCAAGTAGAGGATAGTATGGGCGCTGTTCGCGAGATGTCAGATCATGAGCTGAGACTCCGACAAGTATGGGCCGCTGCCCTCCATGCCGATGAATCCTCAGTCCAACTCCACGACAATTTTTTTGCAAAGGGTGACTCTTTGGCTGCTGTGAAACTCATATCATTAGCCCATAAGCAAGGAATGATGGATTTGACTGTAGCAGATGTTTTCCGTCATCCGAAACTTGTCGACCTCGCTGCACAGGCTGGCACAAAAGCTGAACAGCCGCAAGCACAGCTGCTTGACCTCAACCCTTTCTCCATGTTGGCCGGTACTTCAAACGAAGTTGAGATATTGCGAGCGGAAATCTCAAAAATGACCGGATGCGGAGCGAGTCAAATCCAAGATGCATATCTTTGCTCTCCCATACAAGAAGAAATGATGGCTCTTGCGGCAATGCGACCAAGGGACTTTATCACCCACGAGGTCCTGCGTCTGCCGGATAACATAGTGCTTTCCAGACTACTCGATGCCTTGCAACAAGTTGCCGTCCAGTTACCTATACTTCGTACTCGTATCCTCGACGTTGGCTTTGGAGGCGAACATGGCCCTTCTACCCTCGTTCAGGACGTCATTGATGAGCCGGTTCCACTTTCGTGGTACATGACTTTGGAAGCATGTTTAGTGTCTGAGAAAAATAAAGCCAtggagcttggcgatgcTCTCTTCCGGCTCGGCGTGGTCAAGCCCGACTTGCCGGGGTCTAcagcaaaaaaagaacacTGTGTTGTCCTTGTAATGCATCATGCAATTTACGATGGCTGGTTTCTGAATCTACTAATGCAAGGCATGAAAAAGTCATATGAAGGTGACTATGACGCCCCGTTGTTACCTTACCGCAACTTTATTCAGTATCTCATATCCAATGAACACAAAAAATCCGCCGACTTTTGGCTCAGTCAACTAAACAACACCAGGATCAAGCCATTCCCTGTCTATCCCAGTCTGGAGTACAAGCCGTCACCGGGGGCTTTGTGTGATCACTGTATTCCTCTTATACCGTGGAATAAGGCGAGCAATGTTACCCCAAGCACATTCATACAAGCGGCATGGTCCATTCTCCTCGCGTCGTACTCCGGGTCATCATCCGTCGTGTTTGGAACCACTGTATTAGGGAGACAAATCCCTTTGACTGGAGTCGAGAGAATTGGTGGCCCAACCATAGCAGCCGTACCAATATGCATTCAGGTCAAAAATTCAATGAAAGTGGTGGAATTTCTCCAGACCATACAAATGCAAATGGTTGAAATGATTGATTTCTCCCATTTTGGTATCAGGAACATGAAAAGATTGAGTCATAAGGCTCGAATGGCAACTGACTTCAGAACCTTCCTTGTAGTTCAGCCTCCAGTGGAGGATACTGATAGAAGTTTTCTGAGCCTTTCTAGTGGCAGTGAAGATATTACGGCCTTTAATACGTATGCGCTAATGCTTGAATGCTCGCTCGGTAAGGATTGCGGTGTTCGCATGAGGGCAAGCTTCGACCAAAATATTTTGAGCGGTGAACAGGTGCGCTCGATGATGAAACAACTAGAGGGAGTTTTAGGCATTCTTATTATAGACTGCCACTCGTACGTTAGCGATGCCATGGCTATTGCAATGTCCGGGAGTCATAGTGCAGTGTTGGAACAGCCAAACACCAGTGCGCAAATGGAAGAGATCGAGAATTCCATCAGAGGCAGCCTGCCTCCTGAGATCTCAGATGTGGCTGTTACTAAAATCGATTTGCCTTTGAGCCCTAATCCAGTTGTTGCTTTCTTTGAGGCACATACAGGAGGCAAGGGAGTGCTCGAGAGGATCTCTGCTGTATACTGCGACCAGGCACGACATCTGCCTCGTTATAATATTCCTAACCATTATCTGACGCTAGAACAGCTCCCAAGGTCTTCAAATGGACAACTGGATCGAATCTCTTTAAAGAAATGGGCGGAGAAATTTGATCTACATCAATTCAGGACCTTCTCATGGGTACCTCCAGTGCCGTGCCAGCTGGAAGGACAGGTTGAGGGTGAGATGACGGATGCAGAAGCAGTCTTCCGACGCCTTTGGGCCGATTCACTCAATATTCCCATGACTTCAGTGCATAGGAATAGCTCATTCATTTTTCTTGGGGGAGATTCTCTTGCTGCAATGAAGTTGGTTGCAGCTGCAAGGAAGTCAGGATATTCCACATCAGTTGCGCAAATTCTTGAAAAGCCTGCTTTGGCGGACATGGCAGCCTCTGCGAATCTCAACGTGGACATTTCAGCGGAAAACCAAACACCAAAACCCTTTTCACTCCTCAAACCGTCTCCAGACCCGGCGGGCTTAGCACTGATGTGCAATGTCGATCGTACGGATATTGAGGACGCATACCCATGTTCTCCTCTGCAAGAGAGCATGATGACTCGTACGATACAGCGTGGTGGGGACTACGTCTCCCAAGGTCTAGTCCAATTGTCTAAATCAGTGGACATCGGCCGTCTTCAGCGAGCATGGCACCAGGTTGCGACTCTCAACCCCATACTGCGAACTCGTATAATCGACTGGCCGGGGTCCGGTCTTCTGCAGGTGGAAGTCAACAAAGCAATAGATTGGTTAAGTTGTGATACAATTGACGACGTTCCAGAGAATTCTATGGGGCTGGGGCGGCCACTCATCCGGCTATGTATCATCAAATCGATGGGTGAGAGACGGTGTTTAGGCCCTGGCCTCCTGCTCACAGCTCATCATGCAATATACGACAGATGGAGTATGTCACTCATTCTGAGGGCTGTTGAATCCATCTACTTGACTGGAACATTTCAGGGAAAATTGAGTCCGTATAATGAATTTATACGATACTTGGTGGAGGATTTTGATCATGATTTTGCCAAAAGTTTTTGGACCGAGTACTTGTCTGGTCTCAGTGCCCGTCAGTTTCCAGTTCTGCCCAGTCAGGGTTATCAACCTACAACGGATGCATACCATAATCACTCTATCAGCAGTGTACCATGGCCAGTGAACAACACTCCAACGACTGTTTTGAAGGCTTCGTGGGCGCTGGTCGTATCTCTGTACACAAATTGCGATGATGTGTTATTTGGCATGACAGTGATGGGCCGGCAGGGACCGGTGCCTAATTCTGAGACGATTGCCGGGCCTACCATTGCCACAATCCCTATTCGGGTTCGTATAAACTGGCCTGACAGCCCAAGAGCTTTACTGCAGGACATTCAATCACACGCTGCGATGATGATACCCGCAGAGCAATATGGCCTTGGCCGTATCCGCCGCCTTAATGGTGACACAAAAGTGGCAACACAGTTTCAGTCACTGGTGATAGTCCACCCATCCGGCTACGCGGTCTTAGATGACCAGATGATTGGATTGCAACTTGGCGAAGATATCGAACAGGGAGACAGCACTGCCATCACAATCGAGTTCGCAGTAGATAATGAACCTCGGTCCAATCAGGCGGGAGTGGCACTCAAGATGACTTACGACTCAAAGATCCTAGAACTGGCACAAGTGCAGCGTATAGCATGCCTGACCGAGCATGTTCTGAGACAACTATGTGAGCACAGCGGCACAGACAAGATGACTCTAGCAAAGATAGACATGTTGACCCGGCAAGATCGTGAGACACTCTGGCAATCGAATCTGAGCGTGCCCCCCACATGCAACAACCATCTGGGCAATATGCTGGTTGATTGTATATCAAACCAGGGACTCACGGCGGCTGTGTGTGCATGGGACGGCGAACTCTCGAACAAGGATCTTTCTAAGAAAGCACGACGACTGGCTTATACTCTGGTAGTTTGTCACGGTGTTAGTCCTGGCATTGTGGTTGCCATATGCTCGGTCAAATCTGTCTGGACTCCAGTGGCCATGCTTGCTGTTCTTATTTCCGGGGGCACTGCGATGATGATAGATCCGTCACAAGAGGCGGGACGCCTCAAGATAATCACTAAGCAGGCTGGAGCGTGTTTAATATTGACAACGACCGGCACCGGGACGGTGGCGGAACAAATTGCCAGTCATATCGTGGTTATTGATAATGACTTATCATACCCATCGTCAGCGTGGAAGCTCAGAAATGATGACGATTCTTGGATTCCCCCATCAAGCCCCACAGATTCAGCTTACATTATCTTCACATCCGGTAGCACAGGAGTTCCTAAAGCGGCTGCTATATCCCATAAGAATTGTTGCAGTGCAATTATTCACCAGAACAAGGCATTGGGCTTCAAAGGGGCTGCTCGTGTACTTGATTTGTCTTCTTATGCTTTTGACGTCTGTTGGGAACATTTCTTTCAAACAATATACGCTGGTGGTTGCATCTGCATACCGACAGACCATGACTGTGTTGACGATATTGCTACAGCAATCACCCGTCTCGGCGCGAATTTCCTTCAGATGACACCATCTCTAGCCCGGACACTGGAACCATCTTCAATATCCGGCATTGAAATCGTCATGCTTTCAGGAGAGGCCTGCAGTATGCATGACGTTACAAGATGGGGACCAGCGGTCGAAGTTCGGATTGCGTATGGGCCCTGTGAATGCACACCCACAACCATGATCGCCACATATGGAAAAGATTTCCTCGATAAAGTAAACCTGGGACTTCCTTACGGGGTCAATGCTTGGATCCTGAGCTCTGTTCAACCAGATACTCTTGCCCCTGttgggggggagggagagctTGTTGTTGAAGGTCCCCTTGTTGGTCAAGGATACATTAACTCGCCAAGGGAAAATTCTGAGTCTTTTCTCTCTGATCCAGAGTGGCTGCTGCGAGGAAGCGATACTACCCCAAATTCGGGGCGGAGAGGGCTACTATACCGTACTGGTGATCTCGTCAGGACCGATTCTCGTGGACGACTTCACTTTTTGGGCAGGAAAGACTCTCAGATCAAGATTCGCGGGCAGCGTGTCGAGTTAGAAGAGGTTGAAACGCATGTACGTGACCTTCTTGATCCCGATCTCCAGGTTGCGGTGGACGTGATAGAAGACTATCGAGGAACACCGGAGATAAAATCCCAGAGCCTTATGTTGTTCATCGCTGGTAATATTCACAAAAGCCTCACTATCGGTAGAGAGGAGGCGGCTCCTCTGATTCGAGGTCTCATAAAAAGACTCAGTACCATACTGCCAAGATATATGATACCATCTGGGTTCATTCTCTTAGAGCAAATACCTTTTACGAGATCGGGCAAAATTGATCGCAGGGTACTGCGACAAATAGGATGCCAGAAACAGGCAGAAAGCCTGCGCAGCAAAGTCCCCGGCGCCGAGCCAAGCACGGATATAGAGCGCAAGATGGCGCATTCGTGGGCTCAAGCTTTGGGTATCTCACCGCAGGCAATCAGCCGGCAGGATAGCTTTTTCGAACTGGGGGGAGACTCGCTGACAGCCATACATCTGGTTGGAATAGCTCGCAACTTTCAGTTGACTCTATCAGTCGTGATGATCTTTCAGAACCCCAACCTCgaagacatggccaagagggCGGAGATGGACAAGGTCTCAAACGAAGCCTCATCAAACGGCGACCTCGTCGATATGAAGCATGAACCACGGTTTGATGGAGGTCCTTGGCTACCCAAACCCTCTGAGGTCTCTAAAATGCTGCATGCGGATGCGCAGCACATCGGAGACATCTTGCCCGTGACCGACTTCCAAGCGTATGCTATCAGATGCAACCTCGCCATGCCACGAACCGAATGGAACTATTTTGCTCTAAAATTTCAGGACTTGGAGGACCCGGAGCCGGTAAATGAAGATCAAATCCGTCGAATATGCCATGCACTGGTCGAGCGAATAGACATCTTTCGAACTATTTTTCTGCGGCATCAAGGTGGCTATTTCCAAATGCTTCTTGATCGTGTTGAACCGCATGTGAGCGTCAGTCGGGTGACGGGTTCGCTAGATGCAGCTTGCAAAACCATATGCCAACAAGATCTCACTGAGCGTCTTAACCCAGCATTGCCCTTTATCAAATTCTTCATAGTCCGGCGCCAGGACGCAGCGGAAGCTTGTCTCGTCATTGGCTTATCACATGCCTGCTACGATGGCATAAGTTTGCCATACTTGGCAGAGTGTATTGGAGCTCTTCACGACAGGCGCCCTTTGCCTCAGATGAGCTCCTTCTTCAGCTACCTCAAAGATACCATGTCGCAAGCCAAGACTACATGTGGTCTCACTTTCTGGAGATCAGTCTTGAAAGGAAGTCCGCCACCGACCAGTCTCTCCCCGAATGGCGCTGATGTCCTTGCCACTAACACCGACCGCTGCCGCCTCGAGCATCAAGTGGTAGCTCGCTGCTTCCCCAAGAAGGTGACAGCTGCGACTTTTTTCATCGGAGCGTTGGCCGTCTCGATGGCTTCCGTGAGCGGTCAAGATGAGATCATTCTTGGCCGCGGAGTCTCGGGACGTGCACTAGCTGTTGAAAGAAATCACTACAGAGTAATTGGGCCATGTCTAAACATTATTCCCGCACGAATTAATTGCCAGAATCCTGAAAAGATTATCGACATGCTTATGGCGATTCAAGAGCAGTTCATCGCCGCCGTTCCCCACGAGACCCTTGGCTTGTCGGACATCGTTAGGCACTGCACAGACTGGGCGCCTGAAACCCAGTACGGCTGTGTCTTTTACTATCAGAGCGCTGCGGAGCCAGTCACTCGGATTGCAGGCCACGACGAATACCTGACGCCGTTGCAGCTGGTCAGAGCCGACCCTCCTGAACCGTTGCGTGTCGACGTGACGCCGCGCGGAGGGGACGACTACCTCCTGGAGATTTCCACACCCTCATTGGGAAACAGAGTGAATGAATCTCGTGCATTGCTGGATTGTATGGTGCATTGGGTGTCTGAGTGGgagaggacaaggccagTTGACAGAATGGAGAGGCGAGACCGTTGA